Sequence from the Nitrosopumilus maritimus SCM1 genome:
GTAATTGAAACATTTTTTGTTTTAACAAGAATTTCCAAAAGGATTTTGTAACCAATTGCGTCAATATTTAGTCCATTAAGAATATTTTTTTTGAATGCAAAAAACCCAGACATTGGATCTTTTGTATTAATTCCCAATCCTTTTTTTGCAATAAGTGTTGCAAATTTACTAATTAGTTTTCTTTTTGCAGACCAATTTTCAATTTTACCACCTTTAATGTAACGTGATGCAACTGCAATGTCGTATTGGTATTTTTTTATTGATTCAACTAATTTTGGAATAATTTGTGGTGGATGAGAAAAATCAGAATCCATGACAACAATTGTATCGCCTGTTGCTTGCTGAATTCCTTTAAGAATTGCAGAACCTAAACCATCTTTTGTTTTTCTATGAATGACTTCAATTGTATAATTTGTAATTTTCTTCAAATTTTTTAGATAATCATCAACAATTTTCCCTGTTCCATCAGGAGAATTATCATCAACAACAATTGCTTGAGCCGAAATATTTTTGGGTAAATTTTCTTTAATTGATTTTAAAATGTTGAGAATATTTTGAGATTCATTATATGTAGGAATTATGATTGAGATCTGATTATTTGGCTTTTCTACCAACATATTTCCCCAGAAATTTTCAGTAGTTATTAATTTTTAATTATTTTTTAGGCTTGGCAGTCTATTTTTTTAACTCTCAAATTCTACCATTTCCCTAAAAACCATTAATCAAAATTTGAGTATCAGAATGAAATAGATCTCTAAACGAATCTCAGTTATTCGGACTATGGAAAACTAACAGATTCTAAAAGAATAGAATCCATATCAGAAATCTTTACCCTAGATTGTTCCATAGAGTCTCTTTTTCTAATTGTAACAGTATCGTCTTCTAACGTCTGATGATCAACCGTAACTGCAAAAGGAGCTCCAATCTCGTCTAACCTTCTATATCTTCTGCCAATTGCACCTGAATGATCTAAGAAAGCATCAAACTTTCGTTTAATGGAAAGATAAATCTCATCTGTTTTCTCTTTTAATCCATCTTTTTTTACTAGTGATAAAATTCCAACATGAGTTGGTGCTAAGTATGGTTTTAGTGATAAAACTATTCTTTCATGTTCTTTGTCATCCTTGAGTGAGTGTTCCAAAATTGTGTATAAACTCCTATCAATTCCCATTGAAATCTCAAATACGTGTGGTAATACCTTATCATCTCCATCCATAATCTCAAACTTTTCCTTACTCTTGTTTGCATGACTTGACAAGTCATAGTCTGATCTATAGTTGCATGCAACTAGTTCTAACCAACCAATTGTGGTTTCTACCTCAAAATCAAATGCAACTTCTGCATAGAATGCCTTTTCCTTTTCTCCCAATTTCCTAAATCTACTTTTTGAAATATCTATACCTGTTTTTTCATAAAATTCAGTTAATATTCCTAGATAATATGCTACAAACTTGTTTGGAACAGTTCCAGACTCTATTGCTTCTTTACAAGTCATTTCAACTGGTTCAGAATCTGTTTGAACTCTGATTACTGTGTCTTGAACTTCTGTAAACTTTTCAACTTCATCCAGTTTTGATGGATTACAAAAAACTTCAATCTCTGCTTGATAAAATTCTCTTAGACGCAATAGACTTTGTCTGGGAGCAATTTCATTTCTAAAACTCTTTCCTACCTGTGCAATTCCTAAAGGAAGCTTTCCTCTCATAGTTTTGTATAATCTAGGAAAATCTACAAAGATTGATTGACAAGTTTCTGGTCTAAGGTATGCTTCCTCTTCTTCAGGACCAATTCCCACTCTAAACATCATATTGAAATTCTTTGTTTTATCAAAATCCCCCTTACACTTTGGACATTTTATATTATTTTGACTAATTGCATTATCAAACTCTTCCAAATCTGCGCTTTCAGGAATTTCAATTTGAGTTAACTCTGCAATTGTTCTATCTGCTCTAAATGTTGAATTACATTTTGTACATTTTATTATCGGATCAGCAAAATTTCCCAAATGTCCTGAAGCTTCAAATACTGATTTTGACATTATCTGTGAACCATCGATCTCAAGCATTCCATCTCTTCTGATTAGTTCTCTTCTCCACAATTCTAGAAATTTATTTTTTAATCCTACTCCCGTTGGACCATATTCCCAAAATCCAGCTTGTGCATCAGCATAAACTTCACAACTTGGAAAGTAAAATCCTCTCTCAAGTGCTAATTTCATTACTGCTTCATAGTCCATATTTACTCACTAAAACCATTGAATAAATTTCTACGCAAATTCTTTTGCTTTTCTAATGTTCTCAAAATCATCTCTATCGTCATCAATAGGAGTCTCTAAAATTATGGGTATTTTTTTCTTGTTTGCAAACTTTACAATGGCAGAAATTCCTTTCTCGCCAATTCCTCCCATTCCTAAATGGTAGTGCCTATCAAGATTACAACCAAGATCTCCTTTAGCGTCATTTAGATGAAGAATTTTCAAATTATCTATTCCTACATATTTATCAAATTCTGAAAAAGTTTCTTTGACTTTTGCTTCGGTTCTTAAATCATATCCAAAAACAAATGCATGACATGTATCTAAACAAACACCAAATTTTTTTGCAGGTTTTAGTTGTTTGAATATTTCTCCTAATTGTTTAAAATCTGAACCAACAGAATTTTTTTGTCCTGCTGTATTTTCTAATAAAATCATTACATCATTTTTTGTTTTACCTGCTTCAGTTAATCCTTTAACTAATTTCTTAATTCCTGCCTCTTCTCCAGTTCCTAAATGACTTCCAAGGTGTGTTACAAGATATG
This genomic interval carries:
- a CDS encoding glycosyltransferase: MLVEKPNNQISIIIPTYNESQNILNILKSIKENLPKNISAQAIVVDDNSPDGTGKIVDDYLKNLKKITNYTIEVIHRKTKDGLGSAILKGIQQATGDTIVVMDSDFSHPPQIIPKLVESIKKYQYDIAVASRYIKGGKIENWSAKRKLISKFATLIAKKGLGINTKDPMSGFFAFKKNILNGLNIDAIGYKILLEILVKTKNVSITEIPYTFQDRELGSSKLSMKTVFDYYKSVWKLYRYGKPEEEKEKRKSVKFLYKAARFYTVGASGFVVNYLISLLFAGGISDMWYLHANVIGIIASISTNFILNKAWTFGDRDFRIKKTMSQYGKFALFSSLGALVQLGMVYFLVDSAEISYPLALILAVATAAFGNFVLNKKFTFKEKLLN
- the glyS gene encoding glycine--tRNA ligase; this translates as MDYEAVMKLALERGFYFPSCEVYADAQAGFWEYGPTGVGLKNKFLELWRRELIRRDGMLEIDGSQIMSKSVFEASGHLGNFADPIIKCTKCNSTFRADRTIAELTQIEIPESADLEEFDNAISQNNIKCPKCKGDFDKTKNFNMMFRVGIGPEEEEAYLRPETCQSIFVDFPRLYKTMRGKLPLGIAQVGKSFRNEIAPRQSLLRLREFYQAEIEVFCNPSKLDEVEKFTEVQDTVIRVQTDSEPVEMTCKEAIESGTVPNKFVAYYLGILTEFYEKTGIDISKSRFRKLGEKEKAFYAEVAFDFEVETTIGWLELVACNYRSDYDLSSHANKSKEKFEIMDGDDKVLPHVFEISMGIDRSLYTILEHSLKDDKEHERIVLSLKPYLAPTHVGILSLVKKDGLKEKTDEIYLSIKRKFDAFLDHSGAIGRRYRRLDEIGAPFAVTVDHQTLEDDTVTIRKRDSMEQSRVKISDMDSILLESVSFP
- a CDS encoding deoxyribonuclease IV, whose product is MQIGCHVSISGSIDKSVDNAVERECSAFQIFTRNPRGWHAKTLTKDDITNFKSKLKESKIDRFATCAHMPYLPNLATPKEDGFEKSVKTLVDEVERCAQLGIPYLVTHLGSHLGTGEEAGIKKLVKGLTEAGKTKNDVMILLENTAGQKNSVGSDFKQLGEIFKQLKPAKKFGVCLDTCHAFVFGYDLRTEAKVKETFSEFDKYVGIDNLKILHLNDAKGDLGCNLDRHYHLGMGGIGEKGISAIVKFANKKKIPIILETPIDDDRDDFENIRKAKEFA